A window from Chryseobacterium vaccae encodes these proteins:
- a CDS encoding MBL fold metallo-hydrolase, translating to MIQAEIKSLLKEDISILVKIPNSSKHYLCDCGEASLLTVKEAQSVSAIFISHTHIDHFSNFDGIFRHQIGSGEKVVICGPENIHRQVEARLKSYTWNLIDEGAIAYEIREIVAKDKINIYTIHPPFWNAEQAGSQDFLFKDESVEVDFAVLDHKTASVAYLFKEKDSVTFHENASEYKKGKWISELKTAFENNNSDKEIEIEGTVYKASDLFYHLTRTEGYKLGVIMDHAVSEDNYKKIKAVFKGADKVYIETFYKDEDQEFATANYHSFASASGKIMNECGVKEAVPVHFSRRYTESDVQEIETAFYKAFQTVKNN from the coding sequence ATGATACAGGCAGAAATAAAAAGTCTTTTAAAAGAAGACATCAGCATATTGGTGAAAATTCCGAACTCTTCAAAACATTATTTATGTGACTGCGGGGAAGCAAGCCTACTCACGGTGAAGGAAGCACAGTCGGTTTCAGCAATATTCATCAGTCATACCCATATTGATCATTTCTCCAATTTCGATGGAATATTCAGACATCAGATAGGGAGTGGCGAAAAAGTTGTGATCTGTGGGCCGGAAAATATTCACCGGCAAGTTGAAGCCAGATTAAAATCCTATACCTGGAATTTAATAGATGAAGGTGCCATAGCTTATGAAATCCGGGAAATTGTTGCAAAAGACAAAATCAATATTTACACCATTCACCCTCCGTTCTGGAATGCAGAGCAGGCAGGAAGTCAGGATTTCCTTTTTAAAGATGAATCTGTGGAAGTTGATTTTGCAGTTCTCGATCATAAGACAGCTTCTGTGGCTTACTTATTCAAAGAAAAAGATTCTGTGACATTCCATGAAAATGCCTCAGAATATAAAAAAGGAAAATGGATCAGCGAACTGAAAACTGCTTTTGAAAACAACAATTCGGATAAAGAAATTGAAATTGAGGGAACGGTGTACAAAGCTTCAGATCTCTTTTATCATTTAACACGTACCGAAGGCTATAAACTGGGCGTTATCATGGATCATGCAGTGTCTGAAGACAATTATAAAAAGATAAAAGCAGTTTTCAAAGGAGCGGATAAAGTATACATTGAAACCTTTTACAAAGATGAAGATCAGGAATTTGCAACAGCTAATTATCACAGTTTTGCTTCAGCATCCGGAAAGATCATGAACGAATGTGGAGTAAAAGAAGCTGTTCCCGTTCACTTTTCAAGAAGATACACCGAAAGTGATGTACAGGAAATTGAAACCGCTTTTTATAAAGCATTTCAGACCGTTAAAAACAATTAG
- a CDS encoding metallophosphoesterase: protein MKPNIFFTADHHFGHANIIKFSERPFESLEQMNEELIKRWNEKVGVNDTVYHLGDVSLGKPDFTKEVLDRLNGKIHLIKGNHEGAALTYPKRFESIRDYHELRVDEPDNSNSNQKIILLHYAMRSWNGSHRGVWQLYGHSHGTLPDDEMALSFDVGVDCHNFYPISYEEVKEIMKRKKWTPPFAPRN from the coding sequence ATGAAACCAAATATTTTTTTCACGGCAGACCATCATTTCGGTCATGCCAATATTATAAAATTCTCAGAAAGACCTTTTGAATCATTGGAACAGATGAATGAAGAGCTTATCAAGAGATGGAACGAGAAGGTTGGTGTCAATGATACCGTCTATCATTTAGGCGATGTCAGCCTCGGTAAACCTGATTTTACCAAAGAAGTCCTCGACAGGCTGAACGGTAAAATCCACCTGATAAAAGGCAACCATGAAGGCGCGGCACTTACCTATCCCAAACGTTTCGAATCCATCAGAGATTACCACGAACTGAGAGTTGATGAACCGGACAACAGCAATAGCAATCAGAAAATTATTCTTCTGCATTACGCCATGCGCAGCTGGAACGGCTCTCACCGCGGAGTTTGGCAGCTCTACGGTCATTCACACGGAACATTACCGGACGATGAAATGGCCCTGAGCTTTGACGTGGGAGTTGACTGTCATAATTTTTACCCGATTTCTTATGAAGAAGTCAAAGAAATTATGAAACGAAAAAAGTGGACACCCCCGTTTGCCCCAAGAAATTAA
- a CDS encoding 3'-5' exonuclease: MKTTENILIIDLEATCWDNRPPRGQESEIIEIGVCIMNAATGRISQNEGILVKPQYSKVSPFCTELTSLTQKMLDEEGVMLEDALDILRAEYDSQDLTWASYGNYDLNMLQSQARRFNVDYPLSYDHINVKTLFGQLHPTVRKSVGMARALGELNMKLEGTHHRGVDDAKNIAKILYWCLNQA; the protein is encoded by the coding sequence ATGAAAACAACAGAAAATATATTAATTATAGACCTTGAAGCCACATGTTGGGATAACCGCCCGCCCAGAGGTCAGGAAAGTGAGATCATTGAGATCGGAGTATGCATCATGAATGCAGCTACCGGCCGTATCTCCCAAAATGAAGGAATTTTAGTGAAACCGCAATATTCAAAAGTAAGTCCGTTTTGTACAGAACTGACTTCCCTTACCCAGAAAATGCTGGACGAAGAAGGTGTGATGCTGGAAGATGCACTGGACATTCTGCGTGCAGAATATGATTCCCAAGACCTTACCTGGGCCAGTTACGGAAATTACGACCTGAATATGCTGCAAAGCCAGGCCAGAAGATTTAACGTGGATTATCCGCTGAGTTATGACCATATCAACGTGAAAACCCTGTTCGGCCAGCTGCATCCAACAGTCAGGAAAAGTGTCGGAATGGCCAGAGCTCTAGGTGAACTGAATATGAAACTTGAAGGTACTCACCATCGAGGAGTAGATGATGCGAAAAATATTGCTAAAATCCTTTACTGGTGCCTGAATCAGGCTTAA
- a CDS encoding DNA topoisomerase IV subunit B family protein: protein MIEKISPIEHIRMRPGMYIGIPNHYGILEMLGYLIEDFFKAGIDEIHFSLKDDNQLIIEGFGKKSLLLLSNTLKNVDSHFSKNCPFSLIEILALSESSEMMVNDNGNQYGIRSDKGKLKELTSVFQETCNNIKIDYIPDREIFKDLCLNYEILNHLFRRYAFLNPEIKIKSVNELNKDQQVNIFHFPNGVSEIMDYELEKRFLYYSPFFKLDFQKKTEFSYAVALLFFNNCYEAFKIKTYANYKEATLGGSLLDGIMQGFQKFFKEEARKKNKRISVRSAKLKQHLFLYASVTGELTFLGATRQKLGTPLVQKESKEFVYQELKTYFTDKDDELIDVLRIFEITAEI, encoded by the coding sequence ATGATTGAAAAAATTAGCCCGATTGAGCACATCAGAATGCGTCCGGGAATGTATATCGGAATCCCAAACCATTATGGAATTCTGGAAATGTTAGGCTATTTGATAGAGGATTTTTTTAAAGCAGGTATTGATGAGATACATTTCTCTCTGAAAGATGATAATCAATTGATTATTGAAGGATTTGGTAAAAAAAGTTTACTGTTACTAAGCAATACTTTAAAGAATGTTGATTCACATTTTAGTAAAAATTGTCCTTTCTCTCTTATCGAAATTCTGGCACTAAGTGAATCATCAGAAATGATGGTTAATGATAATGGTAATCAGTATGGAATAAGATCAGATAAAGGAAAATTGAAGGAGCTTACATCCGTTTTTCAGGAAACATGTAACAATATAAAAATAGACTATATCCCCGATCGGGAAATTTTCAAAGACCTTTGTCTTAATTATGAAATACTTAATCATTTATTCAGAAGATATGCCTTTCTGAATCCTGAAATTAAGATTAAAAGTGTCAATGAATTAAACAAAGATCAACAAGTCAATATTTTTCACTTTCCCAATGGAGTTTCTGAGATCATGGATTACGAACTTGAAAAAAGATTTCTCTATTACAGTCCTTTTTTTAAATTGGATTTCCAAAAGAAAACGGAATTTTCTTATGCGGTTGCTTTGCTTTTTTTTAATAACTGTTATGAAGCTTTTAAGATCAAAACCTACGCGAACTATAAAGAAGCTACATTGGGAGGTTCTCTATTAGATGGAATAATGCAGGGATTTCAAAAGTTTTTTAAAGAAGAAGCACGAAAGAAAAATAAAAGAATAAGTGTTCGTTCTGCTAAGCTTAAACAACATCTTTTTCTTTATGCATCAGTAACAGGGGAGCTTACTTTCCTTGGAGCAACCAGACAGAAACTTGGAACACCTTTAGTTCAAAAAGAAAGTAAAGAATTCGTCTATCAGGAACTGAAAACTTATTTTACTGATAAAGACGACGAACTCATTGATGTTCTCCGGATATTTGAAATAACAGCAGAGATATAA
- a CDS encoding slipin family protein, whose translation MLKKITVKAYQTGLVFQNGNLIQILKEGGYWMFGNKTVTIHDMKTAFHAPEDLNLLLKNEQLNTMLQVIDVKDGEIVLVYENGIFKEVLKVGQYAFWKDILKREFQKIDLTKVEITENISRTVLENPMLRNFVRKFSVINQYKGILLIDGKLTKVLEPGTYNFWMNEIPIEVKCADIRMQQMEIAGQELLTKDKAMLRINFYVSFQIIDIEKSLMHNKEYDKQLYVLMQLALREFVGALTLDELLLKKDAVGKEILENFGNKGNDLGLKVSDAGIRDVILTGEMKEIINQVLIAEKKAQANSIMRREETASTRSLLNTAKLMEENEVLWKLKEMEYMEKIAEKIGDITVSGNSNIVSQLKEIFAK comes from the coding sequence ATGTTGAAAAAAATTACAGTTAAAGCATATCAGACAGGTCTTGTTTTCCAAAACGGAAACCTTATTCAGATCCTTAAAGAAGGTGGTTACTGGATGTTCGGAAATAAAACCGTAACGATTCATGACATGAAAACAGCATTTCATGCCCCTGAAGACCTTAACCTTCTTCTTAAAAATGAACAACTGAACACTATGTTACAGGTAATTGATGTAAAAGACGGCGAAATCGTGCTGGTCTATGAGAACGGAATTTTCAAAGAAGTATTGAAAGTAGGGCAGTACGCCTTCTGGAAAGATATTCTGAAAAGAGAATTTCAGAAAATTGACCTTACCAAAGTGGAAATCACAGAAAACATATCCAGAACCGTTCTGGAAAATCCAATGTTGAGAAACTTCGTAAGAAAATTTTCAGTGATCAACCAATATAAAGGAATACTGCTTATTGACGGGAAACTTACGAAAGTGCTTGAACCGGGAACATACAACTTCTGGATGAATGAAATTCCTATTGAAGTAAAATGTGCCGATATCCGTATGCAGCAAATGGAAATTGCCGGACAGGAGCTTTTAACAAAAGATAAAGCTATGCTCCGTATCAACTTCTATGTAAGCTTTCAGATCATCGATATTGAAAAATCCCTGATGCATAATAAGGAATATGATAAGCAATTGTATGTTCTGATGCAGCTGGCTCTGCGTGAATTCGTAGGAGCACTTACCCTGGATGAACTATTGTTGAAAAAAGATGCTGTAGGAAAAGAAATCCTGGAAAACTTCGGAAATAAAGGAAATGATCTTGGATTGAAAGTTTCAGACGCGGGAATCAGAGATGTGATCCTGACCGGGGAAATGAAAGAAATCATCAACCAGGTATTGATTGCAGAGAAAAAAGCCCAGGCCAACAGCATCATGAGACGTGAAGAAACAGCTTCTACCAGAAGCCTTCTGAACACTGCAAAGCTGATGGAGGAAAATGAAGTCCTGTGGAAACTGAAAGAAATGGAATATATGGAGAAGATCGCAGAAAAGATCGGAGATATCACCGTTTCCGGAAACAGCAATATCGTTTCCCAGCTGAAAGAAATTTTTGCTAAATAG
- a CDS encoding type I restriction endonuclease subunit R has protein sequence MTTQTEQALENGLIKTLIDNSYEYVQLREENLYANFKSQLEKHNKKRLAEAGRTAFTDKEFEKIRIHLEGGTRFEKAKKLRDLYPLDTEDGQRIWVEFLDRQKWCKNEFQVSNQITTEGRKKCRYDVTILINGLPLVQIELKRKGTELKEAYNQIQQYYKTSYTGLFDYVQLFIISNGVNTRYFANNPNGGYNFTFNWTDTENVPYNDLSQFANSFLERCSLGKMISKYIVLHEGDRALMVLRPYQYYAVEKILTRIENTAKNGYIWHTTGAGKTLTSFKTAQLASEIDGVDKVIFVVDRRDLDTQTQSEYDAFEKGAVDGTDNTYELIKRLGGNSKIIITTIQKLNNAVTRDRYNKHLQEVREQKVVMIFDECHRSQFGDSHRNIRQFFSNLQIFGFTGTPIFAKNANEHTTAEIFDDCLHKYLIKDAIADDNVLGFLVEYYKGNTELGGDYMNETRMTEIAKFILGNFHKSTADGEFNALFATQSITALVKYYKLFKQLNPEIKIGAVFTFPSISNQDDENTGMGQGFANEKVTSDELADIMSDYNQMFDTSFSTENFGAYYDDINLRMKKKKPDMEPLDLLLVVNMFLTGFDAKKLNTLYVDKNLEYHGLLQAFSRTNRILNDKKQFGKIICFRNLKANVDEAIKLFSNNQPVEHIIRGSYDEVKGQLSDLMQDFKEKYPEVQIVDLLQSEDDRRDFVLDFRDIIKKRAEIQVYDDFDSEDSSFPMTNQEFMDFRSKYLDIADRVHTSSTIGEDPQVYGNQQTLEDIDFCLELLHSDIINVSYILKLMAGLDTKKDDYEKERQRILDTISNDSQTRNKTPLFHEFMQENIDNNKEEFERSKTDGTLDLESLLNEFITRKRDEAIHKLADEEGINVEALAAFIAEYDYLRREKPEIIQDAVKQIKVGLNERRTIIDRVSQKLKTIISVFSWD, from the coding sequence ATGACTACCCAAACCGAACAGGCACTGGAAAACGGACTGATAAAAACTCTTATAGACAACAGCTACGAATATGTACAGCTGAGAGAGGAAAATCTGTACGCCAATTTTAAAAGCCAGCTCGAGAAACATAATAAAAAGAGATTGGCTGAAGCCGGAAGAACAGCTTTTACGGATAAAGAGTTTGAAAAGATCCGTATTCACCTGGAAGGAGGTACCCGTTTTGAGAAAGCAAAAAAGCTGAGAGATCTTTACCCTCTTGATACGGAAGACGGTCAGCGCATCTGGGTTGAATTTCTGGACCGGCAGAAATGGTGTAAAAATGAATTTCAGGTTTCCAACCAGATCACTACTGAAGGAAGAAAAAAATGCAGATATGATGTCACCATCCTCATCAATGGGCTTCCTTTGGTTCAGATAGAGCTCAAAAGAAAAGGAACAGAGCTCAAGGAAGCATATAACCAGATTCAGCAATATTATAAAACATCTTATACAGGCCTGTTTGATTATGTTCAACTTTTTATCATTTCGAATGGCGTGAATACCCGGTATTTTGCCAACAATCCCAATGGTGGTTACAATTTCACATTCAACTGGACGGATACGGAAAATGTTCCCTATAATGATCTGAGCCAGTTTGCTAACTCTTTTCTGGAAAGATGCAGCTTAGGGAAAATGATCAGTAAATATATTGTTTTACATGAAGGGGATCGTGCTTTAATGGTCCTTCGTCCCTATCAGTATTATGCGGTTGAAAAAATCCTGACCAGAATAGAAAATACCGCCAAAAATGGCTACATATGGCATACAACAGGGGCCGGAAAAACATTAACCTCTTTTAAAACAGCTCAGCTGGCGTCTGAAATAGATGGGGTAGATAAGGTCATTTTCGTTGTAGACCGGAGGGATCTGGATACCCAGACCCAAAGTGAATATGATGCCTTTGAAAAGGGAGCCGTAGATGGCACCGATAACACATATGAACTGATAAAAAGGCTGGGAGGGAATTCCAAAATTATTATTACAACGATCCAGAAGCTGAACAATGCCGTTACGAGGGACCGTTACAATAAACATCTTCAGGAGGTACGCGAACAGAAAGTCGTGATGATCTTTGATGAGTGCCACAGAAGCCAGTTTGGGGATTCGCACCGTAATATCAGGCAGTTTTTCAGCAACCTTCAGATTTTTGGATTTACCGGAACGCCCATTTTTGCAAAAAATGCAAATGAGCATACAACGGCTGAAATATTTGATGACTGCCTGCATAAATACCTTATTAAAGACGCGATTGCAGACGATAACGTATTGGGATTTCTCGTGGAATATTACAAAGGAAATACTGAATTAGGCGGAGATTATATGAATGAAACCAGAATGACTGAAATTGCAAAATTCATTTTGGGGAATTTCCATAAATCAACTGCAGACGGAGAATTCAACGCCCTTTTTGCCACTCAATCTATAACGGCATTAGTGAAATATTATAAGCTTTTTAAGCAGCTTAATCCTGAAATAAAAATCGGTGCCGTATTTACTTTTCCCTCAATCAGTAATCAGGATGATGAAAATACAGGAATGGGGCAGGGGTTTGCCAATGAAAAGGTAACTTCGGATGAACTGGCAGACATTATGAGCGACTATAATCAAATGTTTGACACTTCATTCTCTACTGAAAATTTCGGAGCCTATTATGATGATATCAATTTGAGAATGAAGAAGAAAAAGCCGGATATGGAACCTCTGGATCTGCTTCTTGTGGTGAATATGTTCCTCACGGGTTTTGATGCTAAAAAACTCAACACTTTATATGTGGATAAAAACCTGGAATATCATGGATTATTACAGGCTTTCAGCAGAACAAACCGTATTCTGAACGATAAAAAGCAGTTTGGAAAGATCATCTGCTTCCGCAATCTTAAGGCTAATGTAGATGAAGCCATTAAATTATTCAGCAATAACCAACCTGTTGAGCATATCATCCGCGGGTCTTATGATGAAGTCAAAGGACAGCTTTCCGATCTTATGCAGGACTTTAAAGAGAAATATCCTGAAGTTCAGATCGTAGATCTGCTGCAAAGTGAAGACGACAGGCGTGATTTCGTACTGGACTTCCGTGATATTATTAAAAAGCGGGCTGAAATACAGGTGTATGATGATTTTGATTCCGAAGACAGCTCTTTTCCAATGACTAATCAGGAATTTATGGACTTCCGGAGCAAATACCTGGATATTGCAGATCGGGTGCATACTTCATCCACCATTGGAGAAGATCCGCAGGTGTATGGAAACCAACAGACTCTGGAGGATATTGATTTCTGTCTCGAATTACTGCACAGCGACATCATCAACGTAAGCTATATCCTGAAACTGATGGCAGGACTGGATACTAAAAAAGATGATTACGAAAAAGAGCGCCAGCGCATTCTGGATACCATTTCCAATGACTCGCAAACACGTAACAAGACACCACTCTTCCATGAATTTATGCAAGAGAACATTGACAACAATAAAGAAGAATTTGAAAGATCCAAAACCGACGGTACTCTGGATCTGGAAAGCCTTCTTAATGAATTCATAACCCGTAAACGCGATGAAGCCATCCATAAATTAGCTGATGAAGAAGGGATCAACGTTGAGGCACTGGCCGCTTTTATTGCAGAATATGATTATCTCCGGCGGGAAAAACCTGAAATCATTCAGGATGCAGTAAAACAGATCAAAGTCGGACTGAATGAACGTCGTACCATTATTGATCGTGTATCCCAAAAATTAAAAACCATAATCAGTGTCTTCAGCTGGGATTAA
- a CDS encoding type I restriction-modification system subunit M, with product MSEELQEKLRTQLWMVANALRGNMSPSDFMYFSLGFIFYKYLSEKIELHVNEELAYDGVDFRQAWEGNDESLKENIKQTCIDNLGYFIQPEHLYSHIISLIQKKENILPALERSMKRIEDSTIGQESEDDFGGLFSDIDLASPKLGRTPEDKNRLVSEVLIALNGIDFGLNEAGDIDILGDAYEYMISQFAAGAGKKAGEFYTPQEVSQILAEIVTTDKIRLKDVFDPTCGSGSLLLRTAKNCRADVIYGQEKNPTTFNLCRMNMLLHGVKYKDFDIRNGDTLESDQFGDQQFDAIVANPPFSAQWSAASKFNTDDRFSPAGVLAPKSKADFAFILHMLHHLNDQGTMACVAPHGVLFRGSAEGKIRQFLIEKKNYIDAIIGLPANIFYGTSIPTCIIVAKKCRKEDEDVLFIDASKEFDKVKTQNKMRVEHIEKIVETYRTRAEIPKYSHNATLQEIADNEYNLNIPRYVDTFEEEEQVDIQAVMHEIKQLEAQRSQLDEEINSYMAELGLTFESPILNAFTK from the coding sequence ATGAGCGAAGAATTACAGGAAAAACTGCGCACCCAGTTGTGGATGGTGGCTAATGCTTTGAGAGGAAATATGTCTCCAAGCGATTTTATGTACTTTTCACTGGGCTTTATTTTCTATAAATACTTGTCAGAAAAAATTGAACTTCACGTAAATGAAGAATTGGCCTATGACGGTGTGGATTTTCGACAGGCGTGGGAGGGTAATGATGAAAGCTTAAAAGAGAATATCAAGCAGACCTGTATTGATAATCTGGGGTATTTTATTCAGCCTGAGCATCTGTATTCTCACATCATCAGCCTTATCCAGAAAAAGGAAAATATCCTTCCTGCCCTTGAACGTTCTATGAAACGTATTGAAGACAGTACAATAGGACAGGAGAGTGAAGATGATTTTGGAGGACTGTTTTCCGATATCGATCTGGCATCTCCAAAACTGGGAAGAACACCTGAGGATAAAAACCGCCTGGTAAGTGAAGTTCTGATCGCTTTAAACGGAATAGATTTCGGTTTAAACGAAGCCGGGGATATTGATATTCTGGGTGATGCTTATGAATATATGATCTCCCAGTTCGCAGCCGGAGCGGGAAAAAAAGCAGGGGAATTTTATACCCCTCAGGAAGTCAGCCAGATTCTTGCGGAAATTGTTACTACCGATAAAATAAGGTTGAAAGATGTATTTGATCCCACCTGTGGAAGTGGATCCCTGCTTCTGAGAACCGCAAAAAACTGCCGGGCAGATGTGATTTACGGACAGGAAAAAAATCCGACAACCTTCAACCTGTGCCGTATGAATATGCTGCTTCATGGAGTAAAATATAAAGATTTTGATATCCGCAACGGCGATACTCTGGAGTCTGACCAGTTTGGAGACCAGCAGTTTGATGCGATTGTAGCCAATCCTCCGTTTTCCGCACAGTGGAGTGCTGCTTCAAAGTTTAATACGGATGACCGCTTCAGTCCTGCCGGAGTCCTGGCTCCCAAATCAAAAGCCGATTTTGCTTTTATCCTGCATATGCTCCACCATCTTAACGACCAGGGAACAATGGCTTGTGTAGCTCCACACGGGGTTCTGTTCAGAGGCAGTGCAGAAGGAAAAATCCGCCAGTTCCTGATTGAAAAGAAGAATTATATTGATGCTATTATCGGGCTTCCTGCCAATATTTTCTACGGAACAAGTATTCCCACTTGTATTATCGTAGCCAAGAAATGCCGTAAAGAGGATGAAGATGTTCTATTTATTGATGCCAGCAAAGAATTTGATAAAGTTAAAACCCAAAATAAAATGCGGGTAGAACATATCGAAAAGATTGTCGAAACATACCGCACCCGTGCAGAAATCCCAAAGTACAGCCATAATGCAACTTTACAGGAAATTGCAGATAACGAATATAATCTGAATATCCCGCGATATGTAGATACTTTTGAAGAGGAAGAACAGGTTGATATTCAGGCTGTCATGCATGAAATAAAACAATTGGAAGCTCAGCGCTCTCAACTTGATGAGGAAATCAATTCCTATATGGCTGAGCTAGGCCTTACCTTCGAATCACCTATCCTTAATGCTTTTACTAAATGA
- a CDS encoding restriction endonuclease subunit S translates to MIEIANQVFKKGKVPNLRFPGFVGEWEVKRLGDCCFSLDYGMNAAATTFDGENKYIRITDIDDTSLKYKSTDPVSPAGDLNEKYLVNNNDILFARTGASTGKSYLYDSSDGKLYFAGFLIRARIKDSHNSKFIFFQTQTQEYNKWIKIMSMRSGQPGINSQEYASFNFFMSPIRHEQDKIVNFITKLDEKILLQSKIIRDLKLLKNTLIKKLFSYQLKFKDDNGNIFFEWRDIMLGDIGQIITGKTPCTKSLDLWDGDVQFITPTDMDESKYQYSSERTIKRTENLKILPPKSIMFTCIASIGKMSLSLKPCVTNQQINSIIPNSDFNNEFVFYAVANISEFIKSIQSSSTMPIINKTEFSRFKISVPSLKEQTKIADFLTSIDKKINIEKSLLQQYEIQKVYMLQNLFI, encoded by the coding sequence ATGATCGAGATAGCTAATCAAGTTTTTAAAAAGGGCAAAGTTCCTAATTTGAGATTCCCGGGATTTGTGGGGGAGTGGGAGGTGAAGAGGTTGGGGGATTGCTGCTTTTCTCTAGATTATGGAATGAATGCAGCAGCAACAACTTTTGATGGAGAAAATAAATATATTAGAATAACTGATATTGATGATACTTCATTAAAATATAAATCTACAGATCCTGTATCTCCTGCTGGAGATCTAAATGAAAAATATTTAGTCAATAATAACGATATATTATTCGCAAGGACTGGAGCGAGTACTGGAAAATCATATTTATATGACTCTTCTGATGGAAAGTTATATTTTGCAGGATTTTTAATTAGAGCAAGAATTAAAGATAGCCACAATTCTAAATTTATATTCTTTCAAACACAGACACAAGAGTACAACAAATGGATCAAAATAATGTCAATGAGATCAGGGCAACCTGGAATCAACTCACAAGAATATGCTAGCTTCAATTTTTTTATGTCTCCAATAAGGCACGAACAAGATAAAATTGTCAATTTTATAACCAAGCTAGATGAGAAAATTTTATTACAAAGCAAAATAATTAGGGATTTAAAGTTGCTAAAGAATACTCTTATTAAAAAATTATTTTCATACCAATTGAAATTTAAAGATGACAATGGGAATATTTTTTTTGAATGGAGAGATATAATGCTTGGAGACATTGGACAAATAATTACAGGGAAAACGCCATGCACTAAAAGCTTGGATTTGTGGGACGGAGATGTACAATTTATTACACCAACAGATATGGATGAAAGTAAATATCAATACTCTAGTGAACGAACTATTAAAAGAACTGAAAACCTAAAAATACTACCACCGAAGAGTATAATGTTTACTTGTATCGCTTCTATTGGTAAAATGAGTTTATCATTGAAACCTTGTGTAACAAATCAACAAATAAACTCTATTATACCTAATTCGGATTTTAATAATGAATTTGTCTTCTATGCTGTTGCAAATATCTCAGAATTTATAAAGTCTATACAGAGTTCGTCTACAATGCCAATTATTAATAAAACTGAATTTTCAAGATTCAAAATTTCAGTTCCTTCTTTAAAAGAACAAACCAAAATTGCTGATTTTCTTACATCAATTGATAAAAAAATAAATATTGAAAAATCATTGCTACAGCAATATGAGATACAGAAAGTATATATGCTGCAAAACTTATTTATATGA